In Paenibacillus sp. JQZ6Y-1, one genomic interval encodes:
- a CDS encoding ribosomal L7Ae/L30e/S12e/Gadd45 family protein has product MTNDKGLQDARIKIGTKQTMRMVELGQAEEVYVAQDAEQHLITRIVQLCNKHSVKVTYVETMKELGKACGIEVGSAMAVILK; this is encoded by the coding sequence ATGACTAATGATAAAGGATTACAGGATGCCCGCATCAAGATTGGCACGAAGCAGACAATGCGGATGGTCGAACTTGGACAGGCTGAAGAAGTCTATGTTGCGCAGGATGCAGAACAGCATCTGATCACCCGAATCGTACAGCTTTGCAACAAACATTCCGTCAAAGTCACCTATGTGGAGACGATGAAGGAACTGGGCAAAGCATGCGGTATCGAAGTGGGCAGTGCGATGGCTGTCATTCTTAAATAA
- the rpsL gene encoding 30S ribosomal protein S12: MPTINQLVRKGRQAKIEKSKSPALQKGFNALKRQETNLSAPQKRGVCTRVGTMTPKKPNSALRKYARVRLTNRIEVTAYIPGIGHNLQEHSVVLVRGGRVKDLPGVRYHIVRGALDTAGVNNRMQARSKYGTKRPKEKK; this comes from the coding sequence ATGCCAACTATTAATCAATTGGTCCGTAAAGGACGTCAAGCGAAAATCGAGAAATCGAAATCTCCTGCACTGCAAAAAGGGTTTAACGCTCTGAAACGTCAAGAGACAAACCTGAGTGCTCCACAAAAACGTGGTGTCTGCACTCGTGTAGGTACGATGACTCCGAAAAAACCGAACTCCGCGCTTCGTAAGTATGCTCGTGTACGTTTAACTAACCGTATCGAGGTTACTGCTTACATTCCAGGTATCGGTCATAACCTTCAAGAGCACAGCGTAGTACTCGTACGCGGTGGCCGGGTTAAAGACTTACCAGGGGTTCGTTATCATATCGTTCGTGGCGCACTGGATACTGCTGGTGTTAACAACCGCATGCAAGCTCGCTCGAAATATGGTACAAAACGTCCAAAAGAGAAAAAGTAA
- the rpoC gene encoding DNA-directed RNA polymerase subunit beta' — MIDVNNFEFMKIGLASPDKIRSWSRGEVKKPETINYRTLKPEKDGLFCERIFGPTKDWECHCGKYKRVRYKGVVCDRCGVEVTRAKVRRERMGHIELAAPVSHIWYFKGIPSRMGLALDMSPRSLEEVIYFASYVVTDPGETPLEKKQLLSEKEYRSYREKYGYGFQAGMGAEAIKKLLQDLDLDKELEFLREELRTAQGQRRNRAIKRLEVIEAFRNSGNSPDWMIMDVLPVIPPEIRPMVQLDGGRFATSDLNDLYRRVINRNNRLKRLLDLGAPDIIVQNEKRMLQEAVDALIDNGRRGRPVTGPGNRPLKSLSHMLKGKQGRFRQNLLGKRVDYSGRSVIVVGPYLKMYQCGLPKEMALELFKPFVMKELVNKGLAHNIKSAKRKVERVSPEVWDVLEEVIKEHPVLLNRAPTLHRLGIQAFEPILVEGRAIRLHPLVCTAYNADFDGDQMAVHVPLSAEAQAEARLLMLASGNILNPKDGKPVVTPSQDMVLGSYYLTMDNMEAKGAGMILRTVNEAVSAYQRGTASLHARVAIPASALGKTSFTDKQQTGMLITTVGRIIFNEIFPESFPYINEPTRANLYQGIPDHYFIYEKGTNVLEFMKAVPQTGAVGKEYLGTIIARCFEIYHTTLTSVILDKIKQLGFTYSTRAGITVGVADVVVPPEKTALLAESDKKVAVITNQYRRGLITNEERYDRVIEIWSRTKDELTDILMKSMDRYNSIMLMVDSKARGNKSQITQLGGMRGLMANPSGRIIELPIKSNFREGLTVLEYFLSTHGARKGLADTALRTADSGYLTRRLVDVAQDVIVREDDCGTDKGFIVGRIQDGKEVIEDLYDRLEGRYCFETVRHPETGEVIVGRNELIDSDKAEAIVAAGINKVQIRSVLSCRTRHGVCKKCYGRNLATGKHVEIGEAVGIIAAQSIGEPGTQLTMRTFHTGGVAGDDITQGLPRIQELFEARNPKGQATISEIDGVVKEIREAKDRREIEVEGEAETKVYSVTYGSRLRVREGMEIEAGDELTDGSIDPKEMLRIKGIRGVQNYILQEVQRVYRNQGVEINDKHVEVMIRQMLRKIRIVDNGETTLLPGSFVDIYEYEDANKVAIIADREPAVAKPVLLGITKASLETDSFLSAASFQETTRVLTDAAIKGKVDKLLGLKENVIIGKLIPAGTGMNRYRSVQFEEPEQIEGNEENLETVTVE; from the coding sequence TTGATAGACGTTAACAATTTCGAATTTATGAAAATTGGGCTTGCTTCCCCAGACAAAATTCGTTCTTGGTCCCGCGGAGAAGTTAAAAAACCGGAGACAATCAACTACCGTACGCTCAAACCGGAAAAGGACGGTCTGTTCTGCGAACGCATTTTCGGACCAACCAAAGACTGGGAGTGCCATTGCGGTAAATACAAACGCGTACGTTACAAAGGGGTCGTTTGTGACCGTTGTGGCGTTGAAGTAACACGCGCTAAAGTACGTCGTGAGCGCATGGGTCATATCGAACTGGCAGCACCTGTATCGCATATCTGGTACTTCAAAGGTATCCCGAGCCGTATGGGTCTGGCACTGGACATGTCCCCACGTTCCCTGGAAGAAGTTATTTACTTTGCATCCTACGTTGTTACCGATCCAGGCGAGACACCACTGGAAAAGAAACAACTGCTGTCCGAAAAAGAATACCGCAGCTACCGTGAAAAATACGGCTACGGATTCCAAGCAGGCATGGGTGCGGAAGCGATCAAAAAACTGCTTCAAGATCTCGATCTGGACAAAGAACTGGAATTCCTGCGTGAAGAGCTGCGTACTGCTCAAGGTCAACGTCGCAACCGTGCGATCAAACGCCTTGAAGTTATCGAAGCATTCCGTAATTCTGGCAACTCCCCAGATTGGATGATCATGGACGTACTGCCGGTTATTCCACCGGAAATCCGTCCAATGGTACAGCTGGATGGCGGACGTTTTGCAACATCTGACCTGAATGATCTGTATCGTCGTGTTATCAACCGTAACAACCGTCTGAAACGCCTGCTTGATCTGGGCGCTCCTGACATTATCGTACAAAACGAGAAACGTATGCTGCAAGAAGCAGTCGATGCTCTGATCGATAACGGTCGTCGTGGACGTCCAGTAACTGGTCCGGGTAACCGTCCTCTGAAATCCCTCAGCCACATGCTGAAAGGTAAACAGGGTCGTTTCCGTCAAAACTTGCTCGGTAAACGTGTCGACTATTCTGGTCGTTCGGTTATCGTCGTAGGTCCTTACCTGAAAATGTACCAATGTGGTCTTCCAAAAGAAATGGCACTGGAACTGTTCAAGCCTTTCGTAATGAAAGAGCTGGTTAACAAAGGTCTGGCACACAACATCAAGAGTGCGAAGCGCAAGGTTGAACGCGTAAGCCCTGAGGTGTGGGACGTGCTGGAAGAAGTTATCAAAGAACATCCAGTTCTGCTGAACCGTGCACCGACGCTGCATAGACTCGGTATCCAAGCATTTGAACCGATTCTGGTTGAAGGTCGCGCGATCCGTCTGCATCCACTCGTATGTACAGCATACAACGCTGACTTTGACGGTGACCAAATGGCGGTTCACGTTCCATTGTCTGCGGAAGCACAAGCGGAAGCACGCCTGCTGATGCTGGCATCCGGTAACATCTTGAACCCTAAAGACGGTAAACCGGTTGTTACACCATCCCAGGATATGGTCCTCGGCTCCTACTATCTGACTATGGATAACATGGAAGCCAAAGGCGCTGGTATGATTCTGCGTACCGTTAACGAAGCCGTATCCGCGTACCAACGTGGCACAGCTTCCCTGCATGCTCGTGTTGCTATTCCGGCAAGTGCACTGGGTAAAACCAGCTTCACTGACAAGCAGCAAACAGGTATGCTGATCACTACGGTTGGACGGATTATCTTTAACGAGATCTTCCCTGAGTCCTTCCCGTATATCAACGAACCAACTCGTGCCAACCTGTATCAAGGTATCCCGGATCACTACTTCATCTATGAAAAAGGTACAAACGTACTGGAATTCATGAAGGCTGTTCCACAAACCGGCGCTGTCGGCAAAGAATACCTCGGTACAATCATTGCACGTTGCTTCGAGATCTACCATACAACATTGACTTCGGTCATTTTGGATAAAATCAAGCAACTGGGCTTCACGTATTCCACTCGTGCGGGTATTACCGTTGGTGTGGCAGACGTTGTCGTTCCACCGGAAAAAACCGCATTGCTGGCTGAATCCGATAAAAAAGTTGCTGTTATCACCAATCAGTACCGTCGTGGTCTGATTACAAATGAAGAGCGTTATGACCGTGTTATCGAAATTTGGTCCCGTACCAAAGACGAGCTGACTGACATCCTGATGAAATCGATGGATCGTTACAACTCCATCATGCTCATGGTTGACTCCAAAGCCCGTGGTAACAAATCGCAGATCACCCAGCTGGGCGGTATGCGTGGTCTGATGGCCAACCCATCCGGTCGGATCATCGAGCTCCCAATCAAATCGAACTTCCGTGAAGGTCTGACGGTACTCGAGTACTTCCTGTCTACTCACGGTGCGCGTAAAGGTCTGGCGGATACAGCCCTTCGTACGGCTGACTCCGGTTACCTGACTCGTCGTCTCGTAGACGTTGCCCAAGACGTAATCGTTCGCGAAGACGATTGCGGAACGGACAAAGGCTTTATCGTTGGACGTATCCAAGACGGTAAAGAGGTTATCGAGGATCTGTACGATCGTCTGGAAGGACGTTATTGCTTCGAAACTGTTCGTCACCCAGAAACTGGCGAAGTGATCGTTGGCCGCAACGAACTGATTGACTCCGATAAAGCGGAAGCAATCGTTGCAGCTGGCATCAACAAAGTACAGATTCGTTCCGTACTGAGCTGCCGTACCCGTCATGGCGTATGTAAAAAATGCTACGGTCGTAACTTGGCAACTGGTAAACACGTTGAGATCGGTGAAGCGGTTGGTATTATCGCTGCTCAATCCATCGGTGAACCAGGAACACAGCTCACCATGCGTACATTCCACACCGGCGGTGTTGCCGGAGACGATATTACACAAGGTTTGCCGCGTATCCAAGAGCTGTTTGAAGCCCGTAACCCTAAAGGTCAGGCGACAATCAGTGAGATCGACGGCGTCGTGAAAGAAATCCGTGAAGCTAAAGACCGTCGTGAGATCGAGGTTGAAGGTGAAGCGGAAACAAAAGTTTACTCCGTTACCTACGGTTCCCGCCTGAGAGTAAGAGAAGGCATGGAAATCGAAGCAGGGGACGAGCTGACTGATGGTTCGATCGACCCGAAAGAAATGCTGCGTATCAAAGGTATCCGTGGCGTTCAAAACTACATCCTGCAAGAAGTACAACGCGTATATCGTAACCAGGGTGTAGAAATCAACGATAAACACGTTGAAGTTATGATCAGACAGATGCTGCGCAAAATCCGTATCGTCGATAACGGGGAAACAACGCTGCTGCCAGGTTCATTTGTCGACATCTACGAATACGAAGATGCTAACAAAGTGGCAATTATTGCTGACCGTGAGCCAGCCGTTGCGAAACCAGTATTGCTCGGTATTACCAAAGCATCTCTGGAAACTGACTCCTTCCTGTCTGCTGCATCCTTCCAGGAGACTACTCGTGTCCTGACTGATGCTGCAATCAAAGGTAAAGTCGACAAACTGCTCGGTCTGAAAGAGAACGTTATTATCGGTAAGCTGATTCCTGCTGGTACAGGTATGAACCGTTACCGCAGCGTTCAATTTGAAGAGCCGGAACAAATCGAAGGAAACGAAGAGAATCTGGAGACTGTAACGGTCGAGTAG
- the rpoB gene encoding DNA-directed RNA polymerase subunit beta, which translates to MAGHLVQYGRRTRRSYARINEVLEVPNLIEIQQKSYQWFLDEGLREMFQDISPIQDFTGNLVLEFIDYSLGEPKYTVDDAKERDVTYSAPLRVKVRLINKETGEVKEQEVFMGDFPLMTETGTFIINGAERVIVSQLVRSPSVYFSTKVDKNGKTSYTATVIPNRGAWLELEMDAKDIVYVRIDRTRKIPVTVLLRALGFGSDAEILDLLGNDEYIRNTLDKDNTDSTEKALIEIYERLRPGEPPTLDNAKSLLVARFFDPKRYDLANVGRYKINKKLHIKNRLFNQRLAETLIDTNTGEIIAEAGQVVDRRLLDEIMPYLEGDLNFKTYHVAGGVLDANDIPMQNISVFSPLEDGKVVSVIANGIIDKSVKNITPADIIASISYFLNLLQGIGDTDDIDHLGNRRLRSVGELLQNQFRIGLSRMERVVRERMSIQDANVITPQALINIRPVIASIKEFFGSSQLSQFMDQTNPLGELTHKRRLSALGPGGLTRERAGFEVRDVHPSHYGRMCPIETPEGPNIGLINSLSTFARINEYGFIEAPYRRVDPKTHRVTEHIDYMTADEEDNYVIAQANAQLTEDGSFADEMVIVRYNKQADNILPMPSERVDYMDVSPKQVVSVATALIPFLENDDSNRALMGSNMQRQAVPLLIPKAPLVGTGMEHKAAKDSGVCIVTKFDGIIERSTASEITLRRIENVDGKEVKGDLVKYKLHKFMRSNQGTSINQRPIVKTGDIVKKGDILADGPSTEMGEIALGRNVVVAFMTWEGYNYEDAILLSEKLVKEDVYTSIHIEEYESEARDTKLGPEEITRDIPNVGEDALKNLDERGIIRIGAEIAAGDILVGKVTPKGVTELTAEERLLHAIFGEKAREVRDTSLRVPHGTDGIVVDVKVFTRENGDELPPGVNHLVRVYIAQKRKISEGDKMAGRHGNKGVVARILPEEDMPFMPDGTPVQVVLNPLGVPSRMNIGQILEVHIGMAAMKLGIHVATPVFDGANEYDVFDTMEEAGMQRNGKTVLYDGRTGDEFEREVTVGVMHMIKLAHMVDDKIHARSTGPYSLVTQQPLGGKAQFGGQRFGEMEVWALEAYGAAYTLQEILTVKSDDVVGRVKTYESIVKGENVPEPGVPESFKVLIKELQSLGMDVKILNEEENEIEMKELDDEEENTNDKLSLNLEGSEVGVD; encoded by the coding sequence TTGGCAGGACATCTTGTTCAATATGGTCGACGCACTCGGCGAAGTTATGCACGAATTAACGAAGTTCTTGAAGTACCAAACCTGATCGAAATCCAACAAAAATCTTATCAGTGGTTTTTGGATGAAGGATTGCGTGAAATGTTCCAGGATATCTCGCCAATTCAGGATTTCACTGGCAATCTGGTGCTTGAGTTCATCGACTACAGCCTGGGTGAGCCTAAATATACAGTAGACGACGCAAAAGAGCGCGACGTTACGTATTCAGCTCCACTGCGGGTCAAAGTCCGTCTCATCAACAAGGAAACGGGTGAAGTCAAAGAGCAGGAAGTATTCATGGGTGATTTCCCGCTGATGACGGAAACCGGCACCTTTATTATCAACGGTGCAGAACGGGTTATTGTCAGCCAGTTGGTTCGCTCTCCCAGCGTCTATTTCAGCACTAAAGTCGATAAAAATGGTAAAACATCATATACAGCTACCGTTATTCCTAACCGCGGTGCATGGCTGGAACTGGAAATGGATGCGAAGGACATTGTTTACGTCCGTATTGACCGTACCCGTAAGATTCCAGTAACTGTCCTGCTGCGCGCACTCGGATTCGGCAGCGATGCTGAAATTTTGGACCTGCTCGGCAATGACGAATATATCCGCAACACTTTAGATAAAGACAACACCGACTCTACCGAGAAAGCGCTGATCGAGATTTACGAGCGTCTTCGTCCGGGCGAGCCACCAACACTGGATAACGCAAAAAGCCTGCTCGTAGCACGCTTCTTCGATCCAAAACGCTATGATCTGGCGAATGTTGGTCGTTACAAAATCAACAAAAAGCTGCATATCAAAAATCGTCTCTTCAACCAAAGGCTGGCTGAGACGCTGATTGATACAAATACTGGCGAAATTATTGCGGAAGCTGGCCAAGTGGTAGATCGTCGTCTGTTGGACGAAATCATGCCATATCTGGAAGGCGACCTGAATTTCAAAACGTATCATGTAGCTGGCGGCGTTCTGGATGCCAATGATATTCCGATGCAAAACATCAGTGTCTTCTCCCCATTGGAAGATGGCAAAGTAGTATCGGTTATCGCTAACGGTATCATCGACAAATCCGTCAAAAACATCACACCAGCTGATATTATCGCATCGATCAGCTACTTCTTGAACCTGCTTCAAGGTATCGGCGATACCGACGATATTGACCATCTGGGTAACCGTCGTCTGCGTTCCGTAGGTGAATTGCTTCAGAACCAATTCCGTATCGGTTTGTCCCGTATGGAACGTGTGGTTCGTGAGAGAATGTCGATTCAGGATGCTAACGTCATCACACCACAGGCACTGATCAACATACGTCCGGTTATTGCATCGATCAAAGAGTTCTTTGGTAGCTCCCAGCTGTCCCAGTTTATGGACCAAACGAATCCGCTGGGCGAACTGACGCACAAACGTCGTCTGTCCGCACTCGGACCCGGTGGTTTGACGCGTGAGCGCGCAGGCTTTGAAGTCCGCGACGTCCATCCAAGTCATTACGGTCGTATGTGTCCAATCGAGACACCAGAGGGACCGAACATCGGTCTGATTAACTCCTTGTCCACCTTTGCTCGTATTAACGAGTACGGCTTTATCGAAGCTCCATATCGTCGTGTTGACCCGAAAACGCATCGCGTAACCGAGCATATCGACTATATGACAGCCGATGAAGAGGACAACTATGTAATCGCTCAGGCGAATGCGCAGCTGACAGAAGACGGCTCCTTTGCAGATGAGATGGTTATCGTCCGTTATAACAAACAGGCAGATAACATTCTCCCTATGCCAAGTGAGCGCGTTGACTACATGGACGTATCTCCTAAACAGGTTGTGTCCGTGGCAACAGCACTCATTCCGTTCCTGGAAAACGATGACTCCAACCGTGCGCTCATGGGTTCCAACATGCAGCGTCAGGCGGTGCCACTGCTTATTCCGAAGGCGCCTCTGGTCGGTACGGGTATGGAACACAAAGCTGCAAAAGACTCCGGCGTATGTATCGTTACGAAGTTTGACGGTATCATCGAGCGTTCTACAGCCAGCGAAATTACGCTGCGCCGTATTGAGAACGTAGATGGCAAAGAAGTCAAAGGCGACCTTGTTAAGTATAAATTACACAAATTTATGCGTTCGAACCAAGGTACGTCCATCAACCAACGTCCGATCGTTAAAACTGGCGATATTGTCAAAAAAGGCGATATCCTGGCAGACGGTCCTTCCACGGAGATGGGCGAGATCGCACTCGGCCGTAACGTTGTCGTCGCATTTATGACCTGGGAAGGTTATAACTACGAGGATGCGATCCTGCTGAGCGAGAAGCTGGTCAAAGAGGATGTATACACTTCGATCCATATCGAGGAATACGAATCCGAAGCCCGCGATACCAAACTCGGACCTGAAGAAATTACACGCGACATCCCGAACGTCGGTGAAGACGCGTTGAAAAACCTCGACGAGCGCGGTATTATCCGCATCGGTGCTGAGATCGCTGCTGGCGATATCCTCGTTGGTAAAGTTACTCCGAAAGGTGTAACCGAACTGACTGCGGAAGAACGTCTCCTGCACGCAATCTTCGGTGAGAAAGCTCGCGAAGTTCGCGACACCAGCCTGAGAGTACCTCACGGTACTGACGGTATCGTTGTAGACGTAAAAGTATTTACCAGAGAAAACGGTGACGAATTGCCACCGGGTGTAAACCATCTGGTACGTGTCTACATCGCGCAAAAACGTAAAATCTCCGAAGGCGATAAAATGGCCGGACGTCACGGTAACAAAGGGGTCGTAGCCCGTATTCTGCCGGAAGAAGATATGCCGTTTATGCCGGACGGTACACCTGTACAGGTTGTACTGAACCCGCTGGGCGTACCTTCCCGTATGAACATCGGTCAGATCCTGGAAGTCCACATCGGTATGGCAGCCATGAAGCTTGGTATTCATGTCGCTACACCGGTATTCGATGGCGCGAACGAGTACGATGTATTTGACACTATGGAAGAAGCCGGTATGCAGCGTAACGGTAAAACCGTTCTTTACGATGGCAGAACTGGTGATGAGTTTGAGCGTGAAGTCACTGTCGGTGTCATGCACATGATCAAACTCGCCCACATGGTCGATGATAAAATCCATGCCCGTTCCACTGGTCCTTACTCTCTCGTTACGCAACAGCCGCTGGGTGGTAAAGCTCAGTTCGGTGGTCAGCGTTTCGGTGAGATGGAAGTTTGGGCGCTGGAAGCTTACGGCGCTGCATACACCCTGCAAGAGATCCTTACAGTCAAATCCGATGATGTCGTTGGTCGTGTAAAAACGTACGAATCGATCGTCAAAGGCGAAAACGTTCCTGAACCGGGCGTTCCTGAATCGTTCAAAGTATTGATCAAGGAGCTGCAAAGCTTGGGTATGGACGTTAAGATTCTCAATGAGGAAGAAAACGAAATTGAGATGAAAGAGCTGGATGACGAAGAGGAAAACACCAATGATAAACTGAGCCTGAACTTGGAAGGCTCCGAAGTCGGCGTAGATTAA